From the Argentina anserina chromosome 3, drPotAnse1.1, whole genome shotgun sequence genome, the window TCCTCCAAGTAAACCCCAGAAACGTAAATTAACCAAATCATCAAGAAAAGATCGAGTAATGTTGAGTACCGTTAACAGTAGAGATGGCAACCAAACTATCCGATATGTCTCCCAAAACCCTGTAATCAAACATGGAAATTAAGACGAGAGCTAGATATTGAAAACATTGCTGAGGAAAGCAAGGAACTGCATCTACGTTTGTgcgattttttttaatgttataTATAGTTGATCCAAACACGAACACGAGGAAATTAATAAGCAGTTTAGTTTCTTTACCCGGCACAACTCCAAGGATCTTTCAGTCCATTAGAGAAAATTATGTTGCTACCAAACTTATGAAGAATCGACTTCAGATCCTGGAATTCATATATAGAAATCAGAAGCTTGAGGAAACTACGTATACCCACTAAGATAATATAGAACAATAACAGATGGATAGTTTGGCACTTTGGCATAATGATCGAATAACAACATACGTGACTCCCATAATAAGTTGTGATCCAGTGAGGCTGTGGCAAGACACCATACAACTTTTTGCACTGATTACTGAAGCTATCTAAATCAAAATGCTCAGGAGGATACATAGAATCACTTGCATTTCCATGGCTAATGGGCATCACCATCTCACTACATGTCTGCATGAAAAGCAACATAATTAATTATGTGATCGATCACTATattctaattttaattttatgattTTCTCTTTAATCCTCTTGGATTTTGATTTCATCTGCCCCGTAGCTAAAAAATTACCTGCCATCCCCACCCTTCTAAGTTGATTACTTCTATATCATGGCACGGTTTACTTCCCTTCTGAGGAGTAGCAGGCTCAAAAGCTGCAATTATTTTGTCAAGAATATCGGTCTTTATAGGTGCTGCATCAATGTCTCTGCAGATAGAATCAACTTCAGCTGGATCGTATTGCGCTGCATATGCATAATTATTATCCAAATAGTCCTTGAGATTAGACGCTCTCTTCACTTTTCTACAAGACAGAAAGTAAAGAACAAAGTTTACTACGTACGATAATAGATCGAAGATGAATCTGATTAATAAGCAGATCGAGTCATCAAGAATTCTTTCCAAGTTCATATTAATTACTTGCAAGTACTGAATCTTTTGCTAAGGATTGAAAGGCCATTGGACTTGGAAGCAACCCTGTCAATTTCAGCCCACGAATTACGTATTGTCTGGTAGCAATGTTCGCTACTCTCCTGTGCAAATTTGTAGAAAGGTTCGAAAATTTAGAACCTGAAACTTGAAATTAAGCAGCATGATAAATTTCACTAATTGTACCTTGAAATCTTTAGTAACAACGGAATAGTAGCCCTTCTCTGGTGGAATGATGTTATCAAAGTAAAGGATCGGAGCTGATGAAGCTAGAGCTCCATGCGCAATGTGGGGATACTTAAGACGAAACCACGATGCAAGCACTACAAGGGAAAGAACGACACTTGATTGAGTGATATTTAAGAACTACAC encodes:
- the LOC126787301 gene encoding uncharacterized protein LOC126787301; the encoded protein is MYSLKVPFFHFLRVLITLLFCSSVTPFYMPRLGTFRRTIHHDSKTIPSSSVPGFRKFYFNQKLDHFNYKPESYTTFKQMYVINAKYWGGANSGSPILAYLGDEEALYYDYKNFLTDHAPRFKALLVYMEHRYYGESVPFGLSTTKALKNSSIRGYFNSAQALADYAAVLLHVKKTYSAKTSPIIVVGGSYGGMLASWFRLKYPHIAHGALASSAPILYFDNIIPPEKGYYSVVTKDFKESSEHCYQTIRNSWAEIDRVASKSNGLSILSKRFSTCKKVKRASNLKDYLDNNYAYAAQYDPAEVDSICRDIDAAPIKTDILDKIIAAFEPATPQKGSKPCHDIEVINLEGWGWQTCSEMVMPISHGNASDSMYPPEHFDLDSFSNQCKKLYGVLPQPHWITTYYGSHDLKSILHKFGSNIIFSNGLKDPWSCAGVLGDISDSLVAISTVNGSHCLDLSAADSTDPQWLVQQRHTEVKIIEGWIAKYHSDHQASNKLSPPS